A single genomic interval of Penaeus monodon isolate SGIC_2016 chromosome 30, NSTDA_Pmon_1, whole genome shotgun sequence harbors:
- the LOC119592527 gene encoding uncharacterized protein LOC119592527 (The sequence of the model RefSeq protein was modified relative to this genomic sequence to represent the inferred CDS: added 84 bases not found in genome assembly) has translation MPPTTHAWTLVVAAVIGVGVTPVRGGVAHDLRYSRAQLHLADGGNQAWVESTRDGTDGIEYPRWPSPSTDETPGGQPSFRRHVYRTHVVVGDGDSAVQEAERRHYSAGGTRYQTSHQWQFSSDDTQRPEITGSSSSSDHTSAFTRMGGRTNVRMQSDDGGSSDQEGIPRDRPRFRRPHPGRNRTRLRISGRRRRPGLSLGGHGEADHEDTEDIHVESETHQEGEADLHTTHRQSFSSSDLPYVDPEGQTDEEIHRGTIDRTIIRTSVHHGSSSSLHTDVDETRREHSTGGGSEYHVEYSRTASPYEVDGTAYQEPGASASNQGDAGGTYEDEEDYEEEEDYDDYEDEDDYEEENYVDEEKNYADHEEERQHQSEGHEEKYIYTADHNAEGYSHSENQHEDVTLHTSVDESQDETEHSVTRDHAGPRGRPGFRGRPGFRGRAGARNQTGIRGQAGGRGQAGGRGQAGGRGPPGGRGPPGGRGPPGDRDQGGGRGRFGGRFRPGAFNRTGSAGGRGPGGDRGRFGGRFRPGGRGRPGGVNRTVVIDRTGGRRRFGGIGRAGFRNHTRGQGGAGDHSMAGEGEEDYDTRTDTEEDYATRDQFDTRDEETEAKIRDPYDTRDPYETSDAYDTTESYDAGGEHDTRDPYDTRPEHETRDPYDTRDEHETRDPHGEGDPYGTRDPYDTRDQYDTREEHETRDPYATRDPYDTRDPYDTRDEHGTRDPSVTRDPYDTTDPYDTEDEETRDPYDSRDPYDTRDPYDTREEERRDPYDTRDPYDTRDPYDTKDPYDTREEERRDPHDTRDPYDTKDPYDTREEERRDPYDTRDPYDTREEERKDPYDTRDPYDTKDPYDTRDPHDTRDPHDTKDPYDSREEERRDPYDTTDPHDTGEEETRDPYDTRDGHETRDPYGTTDPYDTRDPYDRRDPYDTRDENETRDPYDTRDPYVTSDPYDTRTEHETSDPHDTRDPYGTRDPYDTRSEHETRDPYATRDPYDTSDPHDTTDPYDTSDPYDTDDEPEAREETAHDTEGTTHDTTEAPDSRGQAGARDRGRVGGRADGMGWGRRPLAPGAGGEGENRKTLPLLPPRCCGSQVPLDPSNALATGGFTRVSAAGSVQVIDIPGKDTDAFPPAAVRDLRVTSVSGDRITLAWTAPGDDLDAGKVSGYIMRLSDNRRDLNERMFDYAPNVTLMDVTDVLKEANVFQDAGKVVSVQLAIQSSVDRRSRRSNQYFVALRAVDDYGNKSPVSNVARFRLPSRRGPGRPQHPVLATRTEDPSASGQPRVPWGPRGRGRVGMVRTTTPEPEEEPTSAPTYGAEEEDPWEAETPTDPWQTQPTYPVEPTEPTEPTYPTYPTEPTEPGYPYPVEPTEPTEPAYPYPMEPTEPTYPYPTEPTEPTYPTEPTEPFDTTEPTEPGLEAETTKAPDQEESKKERKKKKKDRKKNKKNKNKKGQKKKKKDRKNQDPEGTDSPDSVSNETYTYKAEGCDMDVTAPPVISLCDARTSVAKVIAYFEQIDNFTHMEELWQVVGTLEYLAKMGEMGQDYADVKSP, from the exons TCGACTAGAGATGGCACAGACGGGATAGAGTACCCAAGATGGCCAAGCCCCTCGACGGACGAGACCCCTGGGGGGCAGCCCTCCTTCCGACGCCACGTGTACCGCACCCACGTCGTGGTCGGCGACGGAGACTCCGCCGTGCAGGAAGCAGAGCGGCGCCATTACTCTGCCGGAGGAACTCGCTACCAGACCTCACACCAGTGGCAGTTTTCGTCG GACGACACACAACGACCGGAAATCACAGGCAGCTCCTCATCGAGTGACCACACAAGTGCTTTCACGCGAATGGGGGGGCGAACGAATGTGAGGATGCAGTCTgacgatggaggatcctctgaCCAGGAGGGAATCCCAAGAGACAGACCGAGGTTTCGAAGGCCTCATCCAGGAAGGAATCGAACTCGGCTGAGGATAAGCGGGCGGCGGAGGAGACCTGGCCTGTCGCTGGGTGGACATGGCGAGGCTGACCAC GAAGATACCGAGGACATTCATGTAGAGTCTGAAACACATCAAGAAGGCGAGGCTGATTTACACACGACACACCGGCAGAGTTTTAGCTCGAGTGATCTCCCATATGTTGATCCAGAAGGTCAAACTGATGAGGAAATCCACAGAGGAACAATAGACAGGACTATAATTAGAACTTCAGTGCATCACGGAAGCAGCTCCTCCCTCCATACAGATGTAGATGAAACACGGAGAGAACATTCCACAGGCGGGGGATCAGAATACCATGTAGAGTATTCCAGAACGGCATCACCGTATGAGGTCGATGGCACTGCTTACCAAGAGCCAGGAGCCAGTGCTTCTAATCAGGGTGATGCAGGAGGCActtatgaagatgaagaggattatgaagaagaggaagattatGATGACTATGAAGACGAGGACGATTACGAAGAAGAAAATTACGTAGACGAGGAGAAAAATTATGCAGATCATGAAGAGGAGCGGCAGCATCAAAGCGAAGGGCATgaggaaaaatacatatataccgcTGATCACAATGCAGAAGGATATTCTCATTCTGAAAACCAACACGAGGACGTTACTCTTCACACTAGCGTTGATGAAAGCCAAGATGAGACAGAGCATTCTGTTACCAGAGACCACGCAGGTCCCAGAGGACGCCCAGGTTTCAGAGGCCGTCCTGGTTTCAGAGGGCGTGCCGGGGCGAGGAACCAAACAGGGATAAGAGGTCAGGCTGGGGGCAGAGGTCAAGCTGGTGGCAGAGGTCAAGCCGGTGGCAGAGGTCCTCCTGGTGGCAGAGGTCCTCCTGGTGGCAGAGGCCCGCCTGGTGACAGAGATCAAGGCGGTGGCAGGGGTCGTTTCGGTGGCAGATTCCGTCCTGGGGCCTTTAACCGTACTGGTTCGGCTGGTGGCAGGGGTCCAGGTGGTGACAGAGGCCGTTTCGGTGGCAGATTCCGCCCTGGAGGAAGAGGTCGTCCTGGCGGCGTTAACCGAACTGTTGTCATAGACCGTACAGGTGGTAGACGCCGTTTTGGTGGCATAGGTCGAGCCGGCTTTAGAAACCACACAAGGGGACAAGGCGGGGCAGGTGATCATTCCATGGCCGGAGAAGGCGAAGAGGATTATGACACACGAACTGACACTGAAGAGGACTATGCCACGAGAGACCAATTCGATACAAGGGATGAAGAAACAGAAGCTAAAATTAGGGATCCATATGACACAAGGGATCCATATGAAACAAGCGATGCATATGACACAACAGAATCATATGACGCAGGAGGAGAACATGACACCAGGGATCCATATGACACTAGGCCAGAACATGAAACAAGAGATCCATATGACACTCGAGATGAACATGAAACAAGGGATCCGCATGGCGAAGGGGATCCATATGGCACCAGAGACCCCTATGACACAAGAGATCAATATGACACACGAGAGGAACATGAAACAAGAGATCCTTATGCCACCAGAGATCCCTATGACACAAGGGATCCTTATGATACTCGGGATGAACATGGAACACGAGATCCATCCGTCACAAGAGATCCTTATGACACAACGGATCCATATGACACTGAAGATGAAGAAACAAGAGATCCATATGATTCGAGAGATCCTTATGACACAAGGGATCCGTATGACactagagaggaagaaaggagggatccTTATGACACCAGGGATCCATATGACACCAGAGATCCCTATGACACAAAGGATCCTTATGAcactagagaggaagagaggagggatccACATGACACCAGAGATCCCTATGACACAAAGGATCCTTATGAtactagagaggaagagaggagggatccATATGACACAAGGGATCCATATGACaccagagaggaagaaaggaaggatccATATGACACAAGAGATCCATATGACACAAAGGATCCATATGACACAAGAGATCCACATGACACAAGAGATCCTCATGACACAAAGGATCCTTATGAcagtagagaggaagaaagaagagatccATATGACACAACAGATCCACATGACACTggagaggaagaaacaagagATCCATATGACACTCGAGATGGACATGAAACAAGGGATCCTTATGGCACTACAGATCCGTATGACACCAGAGACCCCTACGACAGAAGGGATCCATATGACACCAGGGATGAAAATGAAACAAGGGATCCATATGACACTAGAGATCCATACGTCACAAGCGATCCTTATGACACTAGAACAGAGCATGAAACAAGTGATCCACATGACACTAGAGACCCCTATGGCACAAGGGATCCATATGACACCAGAAGTGAACATGAAACGAGGGACCCCTATGCCACAAGAGATCCATACGACACAAGTGACCCACACGACACGACGGATCCATACGACACAAGTGACCCATATGACACCGATGACGAGCCCGAAGCTAGGGAAGAAACAGCCCATGACACCGAAGGCACGACCCACGACACAACCGAAGCGCCTGATTCCCGCGGCCAAGCTGGTGCCAGAGACCGCGGCAGGGTTGGCGGTCGCGCTGACGGCATGGGCTGGGGTCGCCGCCCACTTGCTCCGGGGGCGGGCGGCGAAGGAGAGAACAGG AAAACTCTGCCTCTGCTTCCCCCTCGCTGCTGTGGGAGTCAGGTGCCCCTTGACCCCAGCAACGCCTTAGCCACGGGTGGATTCACCAGGGTGTCTGCGGCCGGCTCGGTACAG GTGATCGACATCCCCGGCAAGGACACGGACGCCTTCCCCCCCGCGGCCGTGAGGGACCTGCGGGTTACGTCCGTCTCAGGAGACCGGATCACGCTCGCTTGGACGGCGCCAGGAGATGACCTGGATGCTGGGAAAG TCTCGGGGTACATCATGCGCCTCAGTGACAACCGACGAGATCTCAACGAGAGGATGTTCGACTACGCCCCCAACGTCACGCTCATGGATGTCACTGACGTCCTGAAGGAAGCCAACGTTTTCCAAGACGCCGGGAAGGTGGTCAGCGTCCAACTCGCGATCCAGAGCAGCGTCGATAGACGTTCCAGAAGAAGCAACCAATACTTCGTGGCCTTGAGAGCTGTTGATGACTACGGGAATAAGAG CCCCGTGTCCAACGTGGCGAGGTTCCGGCTGCCTTCCCGGCGGGGTCCAGGGCGGCCGCAGCACCCCGTCCTCGCCACCCGGACCGAGGACCCTTCGGCGTCCGGGCAGCCGCGAGTTCCTTGGGGGCCGAGAGGCAGAGGTCGGGTCGGGATGGTGAGGACCACGACTCCAGAACCCGAGGAGGAGCCCACTAGCGCCCCGACGTATGGtgcggaggaggaagatccgTGGGAAGCTGAGACGCCGACGGACCCCTGGCAAACTCAGCCCACTTACCCCGTAGAACCCACTGAACCCACTGAACCCACTTACCCTACATACCCTACAGAACCCACCGAACCCGGTTACCCTTACCCAGTAGAACCCACCGAGCCCACCGAACCCGCCTATCCCTACCCTATGGAGCCCACCGAACCCACTTACCCTTACCCTACGGAACCCACCGAACCCACTTACCCCACAGAACCCACGGAGCCTTTTGACACCACAGAACCCACAGAGCCCGGACTGGAAGCCGAAACAACGAAGGCTCCGGACCAGGAGGAATCC GACCGCAAAAACCAGGATCCGGAGGGCACTGACTCGCCGGACAGTGTTTCCAACGAGAC GTATACCTACAAGGCGGAGGGCTGCGATATGGACGTCACAGCGCCACCTGTTATCAGTCTGTGTGACGCCCGCACCTCCGTCGCCAAAGTCATCGCCTACTTCGAGCAAATCGACAATTTCACCCACATGGAGGAGTTATGGCAAGTCGTCGGCACGCTCGAGTACCTTGCCAAAATGGGCGAGATGGGCCAGGATTACGCAGACGTGAAGTCGCCATAA